One Ilumatobacter coccineus YM16-304 genomic window, AGATCTCCGTCAACGACTTGAAGAACGGCATCACGCTCGAACTCGACAACACGCTCTATCAGGTCGTCGAGTTCCAGCACGTCAAGCCCGGCAAGGGCGGGGCGTTCGTGCGCAGCAAGATCCGCAACGTGCGGACCGGCGCCGTGATCGACAAGACGTTCAACGCCGGCATCAAGGTCGAGCAGGCGATCGTCGACCGCCAAGACATGCAGTACCTGTACAACGACGGCACCGACTACATCTTCATGAACACCACCACGTACGACCAGGTGTCGGTCCCGCCGGTCGCGTTGGCCGACGTCGTCGACTACCTGAGTGAGCAGATGATGGCGCAGATCGCGTTCTACCAGGGCGAGATCATCGGCGTCGAGATCGCTGCGTCGGTCGAACTCGAGATCGGCGCCACCGAGCCCGGTCTGCAGGGCGATCGTTCGAGTGGCGGCACCAAGCCGGCCACGCTGGTGACCGGCAAAGAGATCAAGGTGCCGCTCTTCATCGAAATCGGTGACAAGGTTCGTGTCGACACGCGAACCGGCGAGTACATGACCCGCGTCTGATCGCGGCCGCTCACCGACCCATCCCGACCCACAGACTGCACCGGTAGACACGACATGGCTTCCATCCCGCGCCCCGACGAGCGCTCCGACGCGCGAGAGCGTGCGCTCTACCTCCTGTACGAAGCGCAGTCGAAGGGCATCACCCCGATCGAAGCGATCGAACTCCAGGTGATCGAACCCGACGAACTCACGCAACTGATCGTGCGCGGCGTGGCCGAGCACGGCGAACGTCTCGATGCCGCCATCGACCGGCGCGCCACTGGTTGGACGCTCGCCCGGATGCCGGTGATCGACCTCAACGTGTTGCGTATCGGCGCATTCGAACTGGCCGAGCGCGTCGACGTGCCCACCGCCGTGGTGCTCGACGAGGCCGTCGAGTTGGCGAAGCAGTTCTCGACCGACGACAGCGGCCGTTTCGTCAACGGTGTGCTCGCCGCGCTGGTCAGCGACCTGCGTTCCTGAGCGGTGACGTCGGGGCGGCCGACGGTCACTCCGGCGGTCGCGCCATCCATGACGCCAACCATGACGCCAACCGGGCGGCAAATCTTGTCAGACTGTCGGCCGTGACCGACCTGCTCGACACCGACGCGCCCGCGCACGGCGACGACGTCGAACCCGCCGTGTCGCCGACGCTTCGCCAACGCGTCGAGGCATGGGTGTTCGGCGTCACCGCGGCGCAGGCGGTGCTGGCGTCGATCGTCGTGTTGTACGTGTGGTACTTCACGCAGCGCTCGCTCGACATCCACCACGCGCTCGGCACGGCGAGCTACGACTCGGCGCTCTACGACCAGGGCGTGTGGTTGCTGTCGCGCGGCGAGGCACCGTTCGTCACGCTCATGGGGCGCAACCTGTTCGGCGACCACACGTCGTTCGTGCTGCTCCTGCTCGTGCCCTTCTACTGGATCTGGCCGGCGGCCGGCGTGCTGTTCTTCGCACAGTCGGCGGCCATCGGGGCCGGTGCGATTCCGGTGTTCCTGTACGGCCGTCGGCGCCTCGGCAGCGAATGGCTGGCGCTGTTGGCCGCCGCCGGGTATCTCGTGCACCCGGCCATCGGCTGGACGAATCTCGAGAACTTCCATCCCGACGCCTTCCTCGGCGTGTTCGTCGGGTTCGCGATCTACGCCGCGCTCGAACACAAGTGGCGGATGTACCTGGTGTTCGTCGTCCTCGCGCTGTCGGTGAAGGAGGACGCCTCGCTGGTGCTCGTGCCGCTCGGGGTCTGGGTCGGCGTCAAGCGAAGCTGGAAGATCGGGCTGGCCACCGTGCTGGGCAGCGTGGCGTTCATGGCCGTGGCGATGTTCGTGGTGATGCGTGGTCTGATCGGCGTGCCGACCCGCAACACCTGGCGGTTGCCGTTCAGCCGTGAGGGCGACGGCACGCTGCGAGCGGGTCTGCGCATCGTCGACACCGCGGTCACCAACCCGACCGACCTGGTCGACCATCTGCGCAGCGACGGACGACCGTGGTACCTCTGGCAGATGACCGCGCCGTTCGCCTGGCTGTTCCTCCGCCTGCCGACCGTGGCAGCGATCAGCGGTCTCGTCCTGTTCACCAACATCCTCAGCACGTTCTGGTACCAGTACCAGATCGAGTACCACTACGCGCTCGTTGCCGTGCCCGCGTTGAGTCTCGGGACGATCCACGCGATCGGCGCGATGCGCGAGCGGCGCGAGGTGCTGCTCGAAGACCCGGTCGAACACCCCGACGGCTCAGCGACCGACCGCAGCGTTGGCGTTGGTGCCGAAGCCGGAGATGCCGAGGGCGCTGGCCCGGTTGCCGTCGCGGCGCCTCGGTCGGTCACGGTGCCGGTGCGAGCCATCGCCATCGCCGTGCTCGCAGCGTCGTCGCTGGTCGGCTCGTACCTCTGGTCACCCGTGCCGTGGGGGCGGACCGAGCTGTTCTACGGACAGCCCGACAACGACTGGGCGAACGCCGCTCGCGACCTGATCGAACTGGTGCCCGGCGACGCCGTGTTGTCGGCGCACTATCGCATCACGCCCCACACGGCGCACCGGACCGAGATCTACCAGTTCCCCACGCCGTTCCGATCGGTGCTCTACGGCCCGAACGGCAACGTCGACGGGCCACGG contains:
- the nusB gene encoding transcription antitermination factor NusB, translating into MASIPRPDERSDARERALYLLYEAQSKGITPIEAIELQVIEPDELTQLIVRGVAEHGERLDAAIDRRATGWTLARMPVIDLNVLRIGAFELAERVDVPTAVVLDEAVELAKQFSTDDSGRFVNGVLAALVSDLRS
- the efp gene encoding elongation factor P translates to MPQISVNDLKNGITLELDNTLYQVVEFQHVKPGKGGAFVRSKIRNVRTGAVIDKTFNAGIKVEQAIVDRQDMQYLYNDGTDYIFMNTTTYDQVSVPPVALADVVDYLSEQMMAQIAFYQGEIIGVEIAASVELEIGATEPGLQGDRSSGGTKPATLVTGKEIKVPLFIEIGDKVRVDTRTGEYMTRV
- a CDS encoding DUF2079 domain-containing protein translates to MTDLLDTDAPAHGDDVEPAVSPTLRQRVEAWVFGVTAAQAVLASIVVLYVWYFTQRSLDIHHALGTASYDSALYDQGVWLLSRGEAPFVTLMGRNLFGDHTSFVLLLLVPFYWIWPAAGVLFFAQSAAIGAGAIPVFLYGRRRLGSEWLALLAAAGYLVHPAIGWTNLENFHPDAFLGVFVGFAIYAALEHKWRMYLVFVVLALSVKEDASLVLVPLGVWVGVKRSWKIGLATVLGSVAFMAVAMFVVMRGLIGVPTRNTWRLPFSREGDGTLRAGLRIVDTAVTNPTDLVDHLRSDGRPWYLWQMTAPFAWLFLRLPTVAAISGLVLFTNILSTFWYQYQIEYHYALVAVPALSLGTIHAIGAMRERREVLLEDPVEHPDGSATDRSVGVGAEAGDAEGAGPVAVAAPRSVTVPVRAIAIAVLAASSLVGSYLWSPVPWGRTELFYGQPDNDWANAARDLIELVPGDAVLSAHYRITPHTAHRTEIYQFPTPFRSVLYGPNGNVDGPRIPDRAERVEYVLLPVTTDAYPHDDWLLIQEAFDLVDANDHWILYERDFDIPLPPERGS